The DNA window AGCTTCTCGCCCCACCTTAAAAAATTTAAAATCGAGTGGATGTGTATAACCTTATTTTAGATTGAAACAAAGTGGGCCCTGCCCATGAAGGTCATTTCATGCCTTCAGGGCATGCTGGGCTTCTTGGCTCAATCAAAAGTTTTTTTAAATATGGAATTGAATTTAACCCTTGAAAATGATTCTGAATTGAGTGTCAACCGATTTCGGCGCAAAGAATAAAAAAATCCGCCATATCAAAGGTTATGGCGGAAGGAGGTGGGCCCTGCCCATGAAGGTCATTTCATGCCTTCAGGGCACGCTGGGCTTCTTGGCTCAATCAAAAGTTTTTTTAAATATGGAATTGAATTTAACCCTTGAAAATGATTCTGAATTGAGTGTCAACCGATTTCGGCGCAAAGAATAAAAAAATCCGCCATATCAAAGGTTATGGCGGAAGGAGGTGGGCCCTGCTGGGCTCGAACCAGCGACCACCTGATTATGAGTCAGGTGCTCTAACCAACTGAGCTAAGGGCCCCGAAACAGGCAAATTTGCCTTATTTCTAATTGGACTGCAATATTAGCTAAATCACATTTATTAACAATGCCATGTACCATAAAAAATACTTTTGCCCGGGATTAACTAAAATTAAAGTAATCGACATTTTCTTTTTTGTTAAAATCTGAAAACAGACTTTTTAATTGCATTTTGGCATCCTTACTTTCGATGGCAACTATATATTTTGAATTTGTTCTGTCTTTCAAAAGTTCATCAATCTCCTTTTTTATATCCAATTTCGATTTCTCCTTGTTTTGGCTAATTATTTCAAACTGAACTTTATGCTCTAATAAAATTTGGCCCAATATTTTGGCTTTTAGACCACTTGCAAACACTATTAGGTTTTCGTTTCGAATCTCATTTTTTAAAAAATGATGGACTTTCAAATTAAAAAAAGCTTTTTGCTGGTAATGCTTATTGTTTCGGCTTGTTCTTGCTTTATGTTCTCTCCAGAGATGAATAGTCTCTGGGCTTGAGATAACTTTTAATGCGGATTTATGCATGCGGAACACAAGATCGTAATCTTCAGGAAACAATTCTGACCGAAAGGCTCCGCAATTTTCAAAATCATTGCGATATATCATCCAGGCCGGAGAAGCAATCACACACTCCTTATATATATTTTCCCATTGAATGCCTTTTAGATTGATATCGTTGAGCCATGATTGATATTTTTTGTATCCATCGGAAATGTCATCTTCCGAAAAATATTTTACCATTCCTGTACTTACATATCCTTTTCCTTTTTTGTGCAAAAGATTTTTTAATACTTCCAACTTTCTTTTTGGCATAATGTCATCAGAATCCATTCGATGGATAAATTCTCCTTGCGAATTTGAGTAAGCTGTATTTAAGGCGTCAATGATTCCCTTTCCCGTATTTTCTAGAAGTTTTATTCGCCCGTCCCTATAAGAGTAATCCTGAACTATTGCCATCGATTTATCTTCGGAATGATCGTTTATGGCAATTAATTCCCACTGATCTTCAGATTGGTCAATTATGCTGTCAAGGCAGTCTTTAAAATAAAGTTCTGAATTTTTGAAAGGGAGAAGAATACTGATTAAGCCTTTCTTCATTGCTTACCAGTTACCAGCATAATTTAAATCGGGGTGGTAATTATTCTCTATATATTGATATTTATACCTTATGATCTGTCGAGTATGTAAGTAATCATGAGCGAGCCAGTTATTTAATACATACCAGGCACTCATATCTCCAAGTTTAGGGTGTTTATAGGTATTTGTCCATTTCGGATTTTTAATGGCTCTTAGCCAATCGATTGATTGTTTTCTTTCGGATAAAAATTCCTTTGCTTTTAATTTAAAATCCTGTTTATCATAATTTCTTTCTTTAACCCAGTTTTGAGGATCTATCGGAGTAAATGGATTGTTTGGATTCTCAAGTATGCTTTCTAATCTCGCACGAAAATCTTCTCTTTCTTCATCGCATAAATGACAGACTATTTCAACCAGGTTCCATTTTTCCGGAGATGGTCGCCAATGCACCAAATCACCGGAAATAGAAGCGAAAAGGCTTTTAAATAATCCTTGATTTTTATCCAATTGCTCAATGATATGTAATGCGTCCATTTAGAATTTTTATTTAAACTAAAATTACTTATTAATATAACATCAGAAAGTAGTTAGAACATTCCTTTTCAGCTGGACACACTTAAAATTTAATCCGGGTTCAACATTTATATTTTTAAAATCTTTAAACTAAAAGATTGATATTCGCAATTAAAAAATGCAACAATGCCTAATTAGAAAGCATTTTTAATAATTATGAATATATCAAAAAACATAAGGCTTATCTTATTTGACTTAGGTGGTGTAATTATCGATATAGATTGGAAGAAATCAGTAAAGGCTTTTGCAGAATTAACCGGCAGAAGTTTTGAGGAACTAAACCATTTGATGAGAAAGGAAGAGCTTGTACAACGTATTGAAACCGGAAAGATGGACTCCGAAGGGTTTAGGAATTGGTTTTGTCGAGTTTTTAATAATGATTTCGAAAATGCTGAAATTGACAATGCCTGGAATGCTATGTTACTTGATATTCCTTTGAAGAGAATTGAATTGATCAAAACACTAAAAGAAAATTATAGCGTTATGTGTCTTTCAAATACAAATGAAATCCACATCAATGAATTAAATTCAAAATTATCATTGATCTCCGAATTTGATAGTTTAGAAAATTTGATGGATAAAACCTATTACAGCCATCTTCTTAAAACAAGAAAACCTGAACCGAGAGCCTGGGAAATAATCCTCAACGAAAATCAATTAACAGCGGAATCTGTTCTATATTTTGACGATAATGAAAGAAACCACCAGGTGGCAAAAGAATTGGGTTTTAATTCAGTTTTAATTGACTCTGACAATACAATTGAACAGTATTTTAATGGAAGAATTTAGTCCAAAGACCATTGCAATTCATGTAGGTCTTTTTATAATATCATTTATTACAGCTACTATCGCAGGAATGGAATGGGTCAACGGTTCATTGCTACTTTTAAGTGATTCAGAGAGGGAAATAAACTGGTGGTCAAAAGAGAATATCTATCAGGGACTTAGGTATTCAGTAGTATTTTTGGGTGTTTTATCATTCCATGAATTCGGTCATTATTTTACCGCACGCTATCATAACATCCGAACGACTCTTCCATATTATATACCTCTTTGGTTGGGTTTTGGCCTTTCTTTTGGTTCCATGGGCGCGTTGATACGAATTAAGCAAACTATTTTATCTCGAAAAAAGTATTTTGATGTGGGAATCGCAGGACCACTGGCAGGTTTTGTTGTGGCACTTGTAGTGCTGGTTTACGGATTTACCCATTTACCGGAGCTTGAATACTTATTTAAATACAATCCTGAATATGCCAAGTACGGAAGGGATTATGCACAATATGTATACAAAGACATGGACTTTGGTGTTTTCAGGGTTGGTAAAAATCTAATGTTTATAATTCTTGAAAATTTGCTGGTAGATGATCCAAGCAAAATTCCAAACGGTTATGAAATGATTCATTACCCAATCATATTTGCCGGTTATTTAACATTGTTTTTTACTGCATTGAATCTTTTGCCCATTGGCCAATTGGATGGCGGGCATATCACTTTCGGATTATTTGGCACAAAAAACAGTCGAATTATTTCTGCAATCTTGTTTATCATTTTTGTCTTTTATGCAGGATTGGGTTGGACAACACCATTTTTACCAACACAGGAATTATTAATAACTATCCCATTACAGCTCGGACTATATTATTTCATCTTTGCCAAAGTGTCCCCAAAACGAATGGATGTTATACTTCTTGCCGTCGGGACTTTTTCAATCCAGTTTTTATTGAGTTTTTTGATTCCGGGTATTGAAGGTTATCAGGGCTGGTTGTTCTTTGCTTTTATATTGGGAAGATTTTTGGGTGTCTACCACCCCGGAGCATTGGATCAGAGGCCTTTGTCACCAGCGAGAAAATTATTAGGATGGATTTGCCTGATCATCTTTATTCTTTGCTTTACTCCCAAACCATTTGTGTTTGAAATACCTGTTTACTAAGAAGGATTAATCTTTACCACTTTATAAAAATTGTCAAGCCCACCGGTAAGATTGTAAACATTTACAATTCCTTGTGATCTCAAGAATTTTTGTGCCTGAACACTTCTTTTGCCTGAATTACAATGAACGATGATTTTTTTATTTTTCCATTGTTTAAATTCATTCAGACGCTTAGGGATAGAGTAGAGGGGAATATTATAAGGGGCGATATGATTTTCTTCGTACTCCCAATCTTCGCGTACATCGATAATGACAATTTCAGAATCTTTAAGATTAATTTTCTTGTTGAGTTCTTCCGGATTGATATCCATTTTACTTGAATATTTGTAATCGTTTGTTTTTCAACATTCCATCATTCACAAACTTAACAATATAGCTTCCATTTGGCAATTTTGAAAGATCGATTTTATCACCACTATTTAATCTGTTTCCATTAACAGCAATCCTGCCATTCAAATCATATATAAAATATTCATCACATTCTCCAACAATACTTATAAAACCCTGAGCCGGATTGGGAGCAATAGAAACTTCGTACTGATTTTCCACCGTTTCTTCATCTTGTTTTTTCTCTAACTGGCTGCCTTTAGCAATAGGAGCATTGACCGTATCAAATATTGGCCGAATCATTAATGCCCCCGGAAATTCAAAATCCGCTTCATTAACCCAGCCATCATCGGGATCTACTTTGGTGTAAATTTTCTCATTGAATCTATTGTTCATATCATAGCCAACATTTAAGAAAGTTTTGTCAAATTGAACCCAGCCAATATATATAGTATCACTAACGATAACAGCGCTATCAAAATTGACTCTGAAAAACGAGTACTTTCCCTGTCCGTAGCCGCCTACTATATCTTGTCCATAGATAATCGGGTCAACATCTTTTTGTAAATCCGACCATATTCTTATTCCGATTTGTGTACTGGTAATGCTACTTTCACCGGGAATAAACATTATATCCAGGCCTGTCATAGTATCTTGAGCGTAAAGGCCATATTCTATTGCGACTTTACCAAAGGGGGTTCGAATACCCGCACCTAATTCGGGAGTGGCATCATCATAGGCGTAGTATTCTGCCAAATGTCCTACAAACTCTGTTGAATCATTCACTCTTCTGTCTATGCCTTCATAAATAGTATCGCTGTGATCAATAAGAATATAGGATTTTTTGAAAATATATTTTTGACTTTTATCAATAGGGAATGCATCAATCTCAGCCTTATCTGTGAAGCTTATTCCGGTTTTGATTTCACCCTGATTTATTAAACCACCGATAATTGTATCGTCTTGAATTAGGGCATTTGTATTTTCTTCAGTAATGAATCCTTGTACAGCAAAAACACTTTGAGCATTCAACAATGTTCGAACATAAAATTCACTGCTATCCATAAAATAATCAGATAACGAATCCGTATTTATTTGTTCAACAGGAATGGAAGTATAGTCTTTAAACACCCTTTGTTCATCGGTTTGAATGGTTCGATCTTGTGGAAATCTAGGCCCATTGACTCCATTTCTATTTAAAACAACATAATCAATAATCCAATTGTCATAATTACCTGAAAGTGTACCTCTGTTGCGAATTCTGAATTGAAATGAATTGTAAAAATATGCAACATCTTCCAGGTTAATTTGAGCAAAGAGTAATGTATCATTTGGCAAGGAATCCGAAGCTTCTACACCCCAAACCACTTTCCATTTGAAAGTACTGTCTGTGTCTGCAATTTTAAATTCAACGATTAAGGAATCACCCTGTCTCTGGTCCGGAGCTTCTCCCAATCCGGTCTGCTGCCAAAAAAAACTTAAAGAAATATCTTCATTGGGACCCCAAGGGGAAAGGTCTATGGGCGCTGAGTTTAATACATCAGCTGTACCTTTTGGAAAGTTGGATCTGAAATCATACGGGTTTCCAAATTCATTCAAACCATCAAAACTCAATACGCCCTTACTTGGCGGAAATATTCCCAAACCAATGCTTACAAAAGCCCCACTTCCGGGTTCCCAACGTAATGTATCGGGATTGCCGGTATATTGTGAAAAATCATCAAAAAAAGGAATAGCCAGTGTATCCGCGCTTTGATTGATTCTTTTGGCATTCTGAACTTCACTTAATCTTTGTTGATGAAGGCCTGAAATTTCTAATTGGGCAAAGAGAAGTGTTGAGCAAAAAAGGAATATGAGGCTTATATGGTATTTCATTCTATCTCCGGATCCATCAACAAGCTATCTCCTTCAAACGTTTCATTATCTACGTTATTACCCGAAACCCACAAATTTATCTCATCACCTAATCGCACAATTTGTCTGTTTTCATGACTTGGCCTACTTCTAATGACATAGCCCAAATCTACAGTGTCTGTTTCAACGTACTCAATTATTCCAAGTTTCAAACCGGAACCCAGAATGGTATATTCTGCTTCTTCAAGACTTAAACCGGCCAATTTTGGTACAATAAAACGATCGGTTCCTTTTCCATCTCCAACAATTATATCAATTGTGCTTCCTTTGTATATGGAATCTCCGGCTTCTACTTTAACACCATTTAGTTGTGCTTCCAAAACTGCATTGGCGGCCAAATCGGGCCGATATCTGATCTTACCCAAATTTAATCCATTGTTTTTCAATATTTTTTCCACCATTTCGGCGGAAACGTCAATAACATCTGGAAACTTAATTTTTGGGGCGTATTTTGGGGTGACTGTTATATATATTTTACGATTTTCTTTAACATTCACCATAGGCGCGGGATTTTGAGAAATAATTGTTCCTGGTTCAATATCTACTATAAAAGTGGAATCAAATATTTCCAATCTCAAATTGCGCTTCTCCAGAAACTCTTCTGCATCCGAATATTGCATTCCCTGAAGATCGGGGACAGTAATACTTTCACCGTGCTTTGTAGTTACAGGCAGGTATATGTAAAAAAAACCAACTAAAAATACAGCACATATCAACAGGACAATTCCCAAGTGAATTAAAATACGTATCAAAGGATTATTACTTGTCATGCTATTAAGATAAATTTTTATTCCTGTTCTTACCGTATTTTAAAATTTCACTTATAAACGCAAGCGGAGTGTATTTACTTATTGCACTTTGATGGAAAATACAAGTGGCAGGGGTCATTCCGGGCAATGAATTAATTTCAATGATATATACTTTGACTTTATCTGGTTTGTAAATTTTCACAAAAGCATCTATTCTGGCATAGCCCTGGATGTCAAGAGTTTCAGCCACTTGCTTTAAAACTTCTTTTACTTTATCTGAAATACTTTTATTTAATTTAGGATTTCTATCGAAACGCGCAGGAGTAATGTTTTGTCCTTCCCCTGCCAGAAATTTTTCTTCCAGACTTAAAACATCCCCGGTGGCCAATGCTTCTGATGGTTCAAACATCTCGATGATGGTATTGCCATTTTGATCATGATGAGTAAGAAGTCCTCCTGTAATTTCGAGAAAATGGTCAGCATCTCCCATTGTAATCAGCGTTTCAATCACAAATCCCTGTTTTGCAGGAAATTCTTCTTTTACACTTATCCCCAAAACCTCACATGCCTTATGATCCAGGATATCAGAATCCCTAAAGATCAATAAGGAATAAGCATTCAGCATTGATCGGTTCTTTATTTTAGTAACTGCCGAGCTACAACCGTCATCTGCAGGCTTGGCAATAAATGGGTATTCAAATTCTTTTTCAACGGATAATATGAAATCCTCCTGATTTTTTTGCCAATCATTTTTTAATACAAATCGATGTTCCGCAACGTAAAAACCTTTATCCTTTAAAATTTCATTGGTTTGAAATTTATTAATAGTTATTTCTGAACTATCAGGTTGTGAACCATTATAAGGGACATTTCTTTTTGCAAGTTCTCTTTGAACTGTGCCGTCTTCACCCGGGCGTCCGTGCAAGGCTATGAAAACGGAATTAAATTTTAAAGCCAATTCATCGTAATTAATTTTTATTGGCTCGCTAATTAAGTTACCGGTGTATTTATCCGTAATGGCTTTGCATTCTTTTTTTATTTCATCAAGTATGGGGTGAATCTTGAAATTCAATATTTTATCCCTGATATCATCAGCATTATCCTTGAGCATAATGTTAATCGGGATTTCATAAAGTTCGTGATTGTCCAAATTACCTGTCAGGAATAGAGGAGAAGGCAAATGCTCCTTTGACGATGATAGCTTTTCGTAAATATTCCTTCCACTTTCCACAGAAATATGTCGTTCAGATGAAAAACCACCCATTATAACTGCAACCTTTTCCTTTTTTTGTTCTTCGCGATTGAATTTGGCAATTTTATCATCCAGGTTTTGCAAAAGATTATAATAGTGGATGGGAAGTTTTCCTGTTTTTAATCTGGATCTAAGGGAAGTTCGTATAATAAATGTAAGGAATTGAGATGGGTTAAGTCCTATTTCTGCCGCCTGATGAAAAAAGAATGAGGAAGGAAGCATTCCCGAAGTAGTATTGGGGTCATTCAGATAAATACCTTTCTCGGAGATGAAGCCATCCAATCGTGCATAGACATCACAATTTAAGTTGGTGTACAACTTTTCACAGGCTTTCCTAATAGCTTGAATTTGATTGACAGGAAGATCAATTGGGGTAATCTTCCGACTTATTCCCGGTAGATATTTTGCCCGATAATCATATATATCGCTCGGTTTTAAAATCTGAGTAGGAGGTAAGGCAATTGCCCTACTGTTTTCATCTTCAATTACAATGCAACTGAACTCCTCTCCGTCGATAAAGGATTCAACAAGAATGCTATCTTCAGAAATTAGACTTTCAAGAAGAAGTTCAGTTTCAGGACTCGAATTCAGATATTCAAATAACTCTTCCGGGTGAATAATTATTTTATCAACTATTTTTAATGGAAATCCTATTCCCGTTCGGATGTCAGCTATCGCATTGATAGTTCTTACTTTTTCCTCTTCGCTAAGGCTTTTATATTTCCCGAGAATAAATTTTTCTCTGAATAAGGCTTTTTCAACTGCAATTTCAAATTGAGAAAATTCTGCATTTTTTAATATTGAAACTCCAATGCTAGATCCCTGATGTGGTGCCTTTACCACAATGTCCTTTCCTATTTCCCGGGTAATTTTTTTAAATAGTTCTTTTCGTTTTGTCTTATCCCAATTCGCTTTATCAATTATGGCATGTCTTGGATGTAATTCCTGAGAATCCTGAAAAATTCGTTTCTGAACAATTTTATTGATGCCAATGGATGAGGGCAGAAGCCCTGAACCCGAATATGGTATTTGATACCATTCAAGCAATCCCTGGATCGCACCGGTCCTCCCCTGAGGCCCATGCAATGCTAGAAAAGCAAATTCGAATAATGATTTAAAATCCTCAGGTTGTATTTTCTTTCCAACTGATCCTATGACTTCTTCAATTGAGGATTCATTAAAATCAAGAGACTCTATATAAATCTGAAAAGGATGCTTGCTTTTATAATCAAATTGTGATGGCGGGTAAAAATCCCGAATGGTGCCTTTATAAATGTGTTGCCAATCAAGCAATATAAAATTACCAAGGCTGTCCACAAATATCGGAACGACCTCAAATAAATTCTTATCGAGATTATCGAATACCGTTCTCCCGCCAGCAAAAGATACTTCTCTCTCACGGGATTGTCCTCCGAAGAAAATTCCAATTTTCATTGCGGCAAAGATAGTAAAGCCAAGATACTGTAAATAAAAAAACCGGCACAATGACCGGTTTTTATTAATGCCTTATTTTTTAAAGAGCTTGAGTCTTTTTTGCCCCCCATTTGAATGGACATTGACAAAGTAGACGCCAGACTCCTCATTGGTCAAGTCCAGAATTATATCACGTTCAAAACTGACTAAATTCCTCCTAAGAATAGCTTTACCTCGGACATCGTAAACTACAACTTCAGTAATAATATTTTGATCTGATATAAGATGAAAAACACCCTCCGTAGGGTTAGGAAAAATACTGATACTTTCGGCTGTTAATTCCCTCAATGACACAGGGCTAGTAGTGGTGTCTTCGCAATATTTACTTGTATCTACTTCATAAACATCATCGTAGATTCCAGGTGCACATGGAAAAGTACTGTCATAACTCAAAACATATAGCCCCTTCTTTTGATCGGAAGCAATAATATTTCCCGATGGCAAATATGGATATACTCCCCAACATCCGTCAAATCCACCGCTGGTAGTCGTGTCGGTATCAAAATAGGCAACTTGAGTTGGACTCGCCGGAACAGAAATATCATAAACCTGGACACCAAGGTGATAATACGAAACAAAAGCAATGCAATTTTTCACAAATGGATTATGAGGAATGAGATTGCTTGGCGGGTTGGCCGGGAAAGTGCTTACGGTTTGAATATTGCTGAGATCACTGATATCAATAATTTTCAAAGGACTGCCTCCGGTTTCGTCGGCCATTACCATGTGCATGCCGTCCGTACTCATCCATGATGAATGATTATATCCTTTTCCCGGATAATTTTCTATAGAACCTATAAATACTGGGTTTTCAGCATCTGCAAAATCAAAGACCTGCAAACCATCGCCTGCTGCTGATAAATAAACTGTATCGCCTCTTACAAAAGCATCGTGAGAACTCAAAGGAGAAGGCACATTGACGCCGTTTCTAATTCCTCCAATTAAATAGGGATTTTCAGGGTCTTCAATACACAGAATGTCCAATGGAAAAGAAGAACCACCTCTATTATTGCTTACTAAATACAAGCGATCATCATTTACGAAAATATTGTGCACATTTGAGGAAAATGCTGTGGAATTGTAAACCTCAACTATTGAATCGGGAAGATATTGAAGATCCCAAATTTGAAGAGAGCCCCCTCCAAAACCATCGGAAACTCCAAAGGCATAATGTTTATAGGTTTTGTAATCTCTCCAAATGGTAGAGTTACCGCCTGGAAAATAATCAATTTCCACCGGATTGGCTGGATCTGTAATATCTGCGAAATAAGTTCCTGCAGCATGGCCCAAAATTCCATATTCGCGACCATCAGGTGCTGCGTATCCCCAACAATCATTAAACTGACTGTTTCCGGGTGTTAAATTTGATGGAAAGAACACGGATAACTCCGTCATGTTCATACCCTGTTGAGCAAAACTACTCACTGAGAATCCTACTAGAAATATTAAGCTTATTAATCTTGTCATGTTAATTTTATTGAATTAATTCTGCGTGTCATTTAATTATTGTATTGAAATTTTGACGAAAATAGAAAAACCGGAGCAATTCCGGTTTATCCTTTTTATTCCTTAAATATTTTCATCCTTTTTTCACCTTCGTTAAAAAATAAGTGAACAAAATAAATACCACTTTCCTCAGAACTGAGATCCAGTTGTATGTCTCTTCTGTAGATATTTGATTTTACCCTTGCAATTTCCAGTCCACGAATATCGTATACAACAATTTCATTAATGACATTTTGATCGCTTATTACATGAAAAATACCTTTGGACGGGTTAGGATAAATTTCAATATTATTTGCGCTGAAATTATTTAGGGCAACTGTAGTCACGGTATCCTCACAATATTTAGATGTATCCACTTCAACAACTTTGTCGAAATCTCCGCTACAGTTAGGGTAAGTACCATCATAGGTTAAAACAAACAATCCGTTTTTTCTGTCAGCCGCAATTATATTTCCAGATGGTAGATAAGGATATACGCCCCAGCAACCGCGATAATTGGGACTGTAATTTCCATTGCCTATAGTTGTATCTGTGTCAAAATAGCCAACCCTCGTGGGAGATGAAGGATTGGACACATCGTAAATCTGTACACCTTCATGATAGTATGAAATAATGGCAAGGCAATCTTTGATAAATGGATTATGTGCAATTGCACCGGGGTTTGGAGCAAAAGTACTTATGGCCTGCATATTGGTTAAATCAGTAATATCGACCATTTTTATAGGACTTGTCAGAGTTTCATCTGCCATAATGAGATGCGTTCCGTCTGAACTCATCCATGATGCATGATTAATTCCCGCAACAGGGTAATTCTGAATTGAACCGATTAAATCAGGATTTTCCGGATCGGTCATGTCAAATACATGTAGGCCATCATTACCTGTATTATTGAAATAAACAGAAAGATAAACAGTATCGTCATGAACAAATGCATCATGAGAAGTCGAATAATTTCCACTTACATTTATTCCATTTCGAATCCCTCCAATAAGGTATGGGTTCTCCGGGTCCTCAATACATAAAACATCCAAAGGATAATACGAACCACCTCTTGTGTTGCTTATAAGATATAAGCGATCATTGTTCACGTGAATATTATGACAATTTGAACTAAAAGTATTGTCATCATAGACTTTCACCACAGAATCGGGCAGGTATTGCAGGTCAAAAATTTGCAAAGTATTACCCGATGTCACATCGGCCACACCGAATGCATAATGCTTATAGGTTTTAAAATCCCTCCATATTCCGGTGCCTCCACCTGGAAAATAATCAATTTCCATTGGACTTGCCGCATTAGTAACATCAATAAAATAAGTACCGGAAACGCTACCGAAAATGGCATATTCTCTACCATCTGGTGCCACATAGCCCCAAATATCATTGAATTGTTCAGGATTGCCGGGTGTGACATTACTCGGATAAAAATTAGAGACCTCCGTCATATTCATACTCTGCTGGGCAATTGAAGTAAGTACGATTAGCGAAAGGATTATTGTAAGTATATTTTTGATCATAGTTTTAATTATATAATTATTCTAAATAAGGAGAAAAAGGGTAATTTGTATAAGTATTTTATTTAACGGGTAAATTAAGGGCTTTGACGTACTTAATTTCAGGTACAGCCTTTATAACAGATTCTTCTATTCCCGCTTTGAGAGTCATATTGGACATTGTACAGGAACTGCAATTTCCCTCAAATTCGATTACAAGCACGTTGTGTTTGATTTCTACTACTTTAACATCTCCACCGTCTTTGTTTAAATAGGGTCGTACCGTATCAAGTGCCTTTTCAATTCTTTCAAGCATATCCACCATTCTTCATCACATTTTCATTTCTACTATTTTTGTTTTTTCGTGATTTGCATTTCGTATGGCCACCTGTCGAGCCAAGTTACTGGATATTTCTAAAAATGAATCTTTAGTTGCACCATCTACTTGCTCCATCACAGGTTTTCCACTATCACCACTTTCACGAATGCTTTGCACAAGTGGAATTTGACCCAGGAAAGGAACATTATTTTTTTCAGATAAATTCACTCCTCCGTTTTTACCAAATATAAAATACTTATTTTCAGGCAATTCCTCAGGAGTAAAATAAGCCATATTCTCAACGATCCCTAGTACAGGCACATTAATTTGTTCCTGCTGAAACATAGCGAGACCTTTTTGTGCATCAGCTAAGGCAACCTTTTGCGGGGTAGTCACTATAAGAGCGCCTGTAACAGGTATACTTTGCACTAATGTGAGATGAATATCACTTGTTCCAGGAGGCAGGTCAATTATTAAATAATCCAAAGGACCCCAGTCGCAATCACTAAAAAATTGTTTTAAGGCTGAGCTCGCCATAGGTCCTCTCCAGACGATGGCAGAATCAGCAGGTGTAAGAAAACCAATTGAAATGAGTTTAACCCCGTATCTGGAAATAGGGATAATTTTATTTTTTCCATCTTCTTCAACAATGCCCGGTTTTTGATCTTCACATCCAAACATGGTGGGTTGAGAGGGCCCGAAGATATCAGCATCGATCAATCCTACTTTTGCACCTTGCTGAGCAAGCGCAACTGCCAGATTTGCACTTACCGTAGACTTGCCAACCCCCCCCTTACCACTGGCAACAG is part of the Hyphobacterium sp. CCMP332 genome and encodes:
- a CDS encoding glycosyltransferase family 2 protein, yielding MKKGLISILLPFKNSELYFKDCLDSIIDQSEDQWELIAINDHSEDKSMAIVQDYSYRDGRIKLLENTGKGIIDALNTAYSNSQGEFIHRMDSDDIMPKRKLEVLKNLLHKKGKGYVSTGMVKYFSEDDISDGYKKYQSWLNDINLKGIQWENIYKECVIASPAWMIYRNDFENCGAFRSELFPEDYDLVFRMHKSALKVISSPETIHLWREHKARTSRNNKHYQQKAFFNLKVHHFLKNEIRNENLIVFASGLKAKILGQILLEHKVQFEIISQNKEKSKLDIKKEIDELLKDRTNSKYIVAIESKDAKMQLKSLFSDFNKKENVDYFNFS
- a CDS encoding DinB family protein; its protein translation is MDALHIIEQLDKNQGLFKSLFASISGDLVHWRPSPEKWNLVEIVCHLCDEEREDFRARLESILENPNNPFTPIDPQNWVKERNYDKQDFKLKAKEFLSERKQSIDWLRAIKNPKWTNTYKHPKLGDMSAWYVLNNWLAHDYLHTRQIIRYKYQYIENNYHPDLNYAGNW
- a CDS encoding HAD family phosphatase, with product MNISKNIRLILFDLGGVIIDIDWKKSVKAFAELTGRSFEELNHLMRKEELVQRIETGKMDSEGFRNWFCRVFNNDFENAEIDNAWNAMLLDIPLKRIELIKTLKENYSVMCLSNTNEIHINELNSKLSLISEFDSLENLMDKTYYSHLLKTRKPEPRAWEIILNENQLTAESVLYFDDNERNHQVAKELGFNSVLIDSDNTIEQYFNGRI
- a CDS encoding site-2 protease family protein; this encodes MEEFSPKTIAIHVGLFIISFITATIAGMEWVNGSLLLLSDSEREINWWSKENIYQGLRYSVVFLGVLSFHEFGHYFTARYHNIRTTLPYYIPLWLGFGLSFGSMGALIRIKQTILSRKKYFDVGIAGPLAGFVVALVVLVYGFTHLPELEYLFKYNPEYAKYGRDYAQYVYKDMDFGVFRVGKNLMFIILENLLVDDPSKIPNGYEMIHYPIIFAGYLTLFFTALNLLPIGQLDGGHITFGLFGTKNSRIISAILFIIFVFYAGLGWTTPFLPTQELLITIPLQLGLYYFIFAKVSPKRMDVILLAVGTFSIQFLLSFLIPGIEGYQGWLFFAFILGRFLGVYHPGALDQRPLSPARKLLGWICLIIFILCFTPKPFVFEIPVY
- a CDS encoding rhodanese-like domain-containing protein, which codes for MDINPEELNKKINLKDSEIVIIDVREDWEYEENHIAPYNIPLYSIPKRLNEFKQWKNKKIIVHCNSGKRSVQAQKFLRSQGIVNVYNLTGGLDNFYKVVKINPS
- a CDS encoding T9SS type A sorting domain-containing protein; translated protein: MKYHISLIFLFCSTLLFAQLEISGLHQQRLSEVQNAKRINQSADTLAIPFFDDFSQYTGNPDTLRWEPGSGAFVSIGLGIFPPSKGVLSFDGLNEFGNPYDFRSNFPKGTADVLNSAPIDLSPWGPNEDISLSFFWQQTGLGEAPDQRQGDSLIVEFKIADTDSTFKWKVVWGVEASDSLPNDTLLFAQINLEDVAYFYNSFQFRIRNRGTLSGNYDNWIIDYVVLNRNGVNGPRFPQDRTIQTDEQRVFKDYTSIPVEQINTDSLSDYFMDSSEFYVRTLLNAQSVFAVQGFITEENTNALIQDDTIIGGLINQGEIKTGISFTDKAEIDAFPIDKSQKYIFKKSYILIDHSDTIYEGIDRRVNDSTEFVGHLAEYYAYDDATPELGAGIRTPFGKVAIEYGLYAQDTMTGLDIMFIPGESSITSTQIGIRIWSDLQKDVDPIIYGQDIVGGYGQGKYSFFRVNFDSAVIVSDTIYIGWVQFDKTFLNVGYDMNNRFNEKIYTKVDPDDGWVNEADFEFPGALMIRPIFDTVNAPIAKGSQLEKKQDEETVENQYEVSIAPNPAQGFISIVGECDEYFIYDLNGRIAVNGNRLNSGDKIDLSKLPNGSYIVKFVNDGMLKNKRLQIFK